The genomic region TGAGAAGTTGCGGCCGGATTACGGTACCTGTATGAGCTGTCATAGTCAGATAGTGAATGTCGGCAGGCATAAGTTGCATGTACAGAAAATGGGGCTGCAGTGTACTACCTGCCATAAACCTCACTCATGGAGAGTAAGTAAGAAAGCAGCCAAAAAGATCTGTACGCAGTGCCACGAATACAGAAATCCCCTTTCCTTTATAGGCTCTTAAGGGAAAGAGAGGACGGGGATCTTTATATGCCCCGCCCTTTAAATTATAAAGTAATTCAAGTAGGAGGCGCTTATTATGAAGAATCATGTGCTTCGGCCGTTGTTTGTTGTCATTGCCGTTATTGCTCTCATTCTGGTAGCCCGCTATTTCTATGTCCCTTCCGATTTTGGGATCTATGAAAGGGGCTTTATGTACGGCTATCACCGGAAGAGTAACGAGGGGGAGTGGAAGGCCTTTAAGGTAAAGTATCGCACCCGGGAATACTGTAAAGACTGTCATTCGGATAAATATAAGAGCATAATGGCCTCAAAGCATCGCATAATCCAGTGTGAAAACTGCCACGGACCTGCTATTGATCATCCTGAAAATCCGCCGAAACTGACTATCGACAGGAGCAGGGCTCTCTGTAAACGTTGTCATACCTACTT from bacterium BMS3Abin08 harbors:
- a CDS encoding doubled CXXCH motif; this encodes MKNHVLRPLFVVIAVIALILVARYFYVPSDFGIYERGFMYGYHRKSNEGEWKAFKVKYRTREYCKDCHSDKYKSIMASKHRIIQCENCHGPAIDHPENPPKLTIDRSRALCKRCHTYLPYPTSKRATIKGIDPKKHNPDMECSSCHNPHKPDMEGW